Below is a window of Georgenia soli DNA.
CGCGATGAGCGGTGCGATCCTCCAGCCGCCGACTCGCCCCGACGCCGACTACGGCGTCCTCTACATCGAGGTCTCGGGCCTGCTGCCGATGTGCGGGCACGGCACCATCGGTGTCGCCACCGTGCTGGTGGAGACGGGCATGGTGCCGGTGACCGAGCCCGTCACCACCGTGCGGCTGGACACCCCGGCCGGGCTCGTGGTCGCCGACGTCCAGGTCAAGGACGGCGGGGCCAGGGCGGTCACCATCCGCAACGTGCCGTCCTTCGCCCACACCCTCGACGGCCGCGTCGAGGTTCCCGGCCTCGGTCCCGTGTCGTACGACCTGGCCTTCGGCGGGAACTTCTACGCGATCGTCGACCTGGAGTCCCTGGACCTGCCGTACGAGCGCGCCGCGAAGGACCGACTGCTCAGGGCGGGGCTGGACATCATGGACGCCATCAACGCCGACGGCGAGCCTGTCCACCCCGAGCGCGACGACATCCGGGGGGTCCACCACGTCTACCTCAAGGCGCCCGGCTCCGACGCGCGGCACTCCCGGCACGCCATGGCGATCCACCCCGGCTGGTTCGACCGCTCCCCCTGCGGCACGGGCACCAGCGCGCGGATGGCGCAGCTGCACGCGCGGGGCGAGCTGGCCCTGGGCGAGGAGTTCGTCAACGAGTCGTACATCGGCACGCGGTTCGTCGGCCGGCTGCTGGAGGCGACGGAGGTGGGCGGCCGCTCCGCCGTCGTGCCGGCGATCACGGGACGGGCCTGGATCACCGGCACCGCCCAGTACTTCCTCGACCCCACCGACCCGTTCCCCGCCGGTTTCCTCCTGTGAGACCCGGACGACGGCGGAGCCAGGGCCGCCGCGGGAGGAGCCCGGCGCCCCGGCGCCGGGCGTGCGGCGGGAGGTCACGGTGACCCGGCACCCCGACCTGCTCGTCGTCGGCGCCGGCATCGTCGGCGCCGCGACGGCGTACCTCGCGGCCCGCGCCGGGCTGGCGGTCACCGTGGTCGACCGCGGGGTCCCCGGCGCCGGCACGTCCTCGCACGGCGAGGGCAACATCCTCGTCTCGGACAAGGAGCTCGGCCCCGAGCTCGACCTCGCCCTGTACTCCAACGAGGTCTGGCGCACCGAGCTCCTCGACGCCGGGCACCTGTGGGAGCTCGAGCCCAAGGGCGGCGTGGTCGTCGCCTCGACGGCGGCGAGCCTGGAGGCGCTGCTGCGCCTGGCCGAGCACCAGCGCTCGGCCGGCATCGCGGCGGAACCGGTCGGCGCCGACGGCCTGGCCGACCTCGAGCCGCACCTGGCCCCGGGACTGGCCGGCGGCGTGCTCTACCCGCAGGACGCGCAGCTGATGCCCATGCTCGCCGTCGCCCACCTGCTGCGCCTCGCCCGCGAGCTCGGCGCGCGGGTGCTGCCGCGCACGGCCGTGACGGGCTTCCTCCGCGACGGCGACCGGGTCACCGGGGTCCGCACCCACGCCGGGGACCTGCCCGCCGGCGCCGTGCTCAACGCCGCGGGCCCCTGGGCCGGTGACGTCGCCGCGCTGGCCGGGGTGCACCTGCCGGTGGCGCCGCGCCGCGGCTTCGTGCTGGTGACCGAGCCGCTGCCGCCGACGGTGCGGCACAAGGTCTACGCCGCGGAGTACGTCAGCGACGTCGCGAGCGGCGACGCCGCGCTGCAGTCCTCCCCCGTCGTCGAGGGCACGCCCGGCGGCACGGTGCTCATCGGGTCCACCCGCGAGCGCGTCGGCTTCGACGCCACCGTCTCCGTCCCCGCGCTGGCCCGGATGGCCGCCGCCGCGGTGCGGCTCTTCCCCGTCCTGGCCGGCGTGACGGCCATGCGGCACTACCACGGGTTCCGCCCCTACTGCCCCGACCACCTGCCCGTCATCGGGCCCGACCCGCGCGCCCCCGGGCTGTGGCACGCCGGCGGCCACGAGGGCGCCGGCATCGGGCTGTCCGCCGGGACCGGGGCGCTGCTCGTCCAGGCGCTCACCGGCCGGGAGACCGCGCTGCCCCTCACCCCGTTCGCCCCGGAGAGGTTCGGATGACGACGCTGCACGCCACCTTCGACGGCGCCCCGCTGGCCGGCGAGCCCGGCCAGTCGGTGGGCGCGGCCCTCACCGCCGCCGGGATCACCTCGTGGCGCACCACCCGGCGCGGCGGGCGGCCGCGCGGTCTGTTCTGCGGGATCGGGATCTGCCACGACTGCCTCGTCACGGTCGACGGCGTCCCGAACCAGCGGGCCTGCCTCGTCCCGCTGACACCGGGGATGGTGCTGGAGAGCGGGGACGGCCGTGGCTGAGAACATCCATGACGTCGCGGTCGTGGGCGCGGGGCCGGCCGGGCTCGCGGCGGCCGTCACAGCCGCCGAGGCGGGCGCCCAGGTGCTGCTGCTCGACGCCGCCACCCAGCCGGGCGGGCAGTACTGGCGCCACCGCGACGAGACCACCCACGCCGACGACCCGCGCGGCCACCACGACTGGTCCGTCTTCACCGACCTGCGCGCGCGGCTGCGCGCCGCCATGACCGCCGGCCGGATCGACTACCGGCCCGGCACCTCGGTGTGGCTCCTCGAGCGAGCAGGTGCCGGCTTCCGTCTCCGGACGACGCCGACGGTCGGCTGCTCCCCGGCCCCCCGGCTCGGACTCTGCTCCGACACCTCCCGGTCCGCAGGTGCCACCGGGGCCGCGCGGGAGGCTCCGACGTCGTCCCGGGACTCCACCCACGTGGCCCGGCGCCTCGTGCTGTGCCCGGGCGCCTACGACCGTCAGCTGCCGGTGCCGGGCTGGGACCTGCCCGGCGTCATGGCGGCGGGCGGGGCCCAGGCCCTGCTCAAGGGGCACGGGGTGCTCGCCGGGCGCCGCGTCGTCGTCGCCGGCACGGGGCCGTTCCTGCTGCCCGTCGCCACGGGGCTCGCGGACGCCGGGGCGAGCGTGGTCGCGCTGTGCGAGGCCGCGCATCCGTCCCGGTGGGCACGCCACCTGCCCGCCGCTGCCCGGCAGGGGCCCAAGCTGCTGCAGGCCGGCGAGTACGCCGCGCGCCTGGCCCGGCGGGGGGTGCGGCTGCGCACCCGCACCGTGGTCACCGAGATCCTCGGGGAGGACCGGGTCACCGCGGTCCGGCTCGGCCGGGTCGACGGGCGCGGCCGGGTGGCCGGCGAGGGGCCGGTGCTGCCGGCGGACGCCGTCGCCCTCGGCTGGGGCTTCACCCCTCAGCTCGAGCTGCCGCTGATGCTCGGGACCGAGACCGCAATGGGCGCCGACGGCGGCCTGGTGGTGCGCGTGGACCCGGACCAGCGCTCGTCCGTGCCCGGCGTGCTCGTGGCCGGTGAGGCCACGGGCATCGGCGGCGCGAGCCTCGCCGTCGCGGAGGGCCTGGTTGCCGGAGCCGCGGCGGCCGGCCGTGAGCCGGACCCGCGCCACCGCCGGGCCGTGCTGGCCCACCGCGCGTTCGCGCGGGCGATGCACGACGTCTACCCGGTGCCCGCCGAGTGGTCACGGTGGACCACCCCGGGCACGCTGGTGTGCCGGTGCGAGGAGGTGACGGCCGGCGACCTGACCCGCGCGTGCCGCGATCTCGCCGCCGAGGACCCGCGCGAGGCCCGTTCGCTCACGCGCGCCGGCATGGGCCGGTGCCAGGGCCGGGTCTGCGGCTGGGCCACCGCCGCGATCCTCGCGGACCGGACGGGCCGGGACGTCACGGAAGAAGACCTGCTGGCCACCGGCCGGCGTCCCCTGGCCGCACCCGTCACGCTCGGCGCCCTCGCCGCGCTGGACGGCGCGGCCGACGACCAGGAGGTACCCCTCGCATGAGCACCGACACGATCGCCCCCGCCGACACCACCGCCGCCGAGGTCGACGGCCTCGTCCGCGCGGCAGCGGCGGCCGCGCCCGCCTGGGCCGCGTCCACCCCCGCGGACCGGGCCGCGGCCCTGACCGCCGTCGCCGACGCGCTCGACGCCGCCCGTGACGAGCTGGTCCCCCTCGCCGAGGCCGAGACCCACCTGCCCGAGGCGCGCCTGACCGGCGAGCTGCGGCGCACGACCTTCCAGCTGCGCCTCTTCGCCGAGGTCGTCACCGAGGGCGCCTACCTGGACGCGCGGATCGACCACGCCGACCCCGAGTGGCCGATGGGCGCCGCCCGCCCGGACCTGCGCCGCGTCAACGAGCCGCTCGGGCCGGTGCTGGTCTTCGCGGCGTCGAACTTCCCGTTCGCGTTCTCCGTGGCCGGCGGCGACACCGCCTCGGCGCTGGCGGCCGGCTGCCCGGTGCTGCTCAAGGCCCACCCGGGCCACCCGGTCCTGTCCCGCCGCACGGGCAAGATCGTCGTCGACGCGCTGCGCGCGGCCGGCGCCCCGGACGGCACCTTCGCGGTCCTCCACGGCGTCGACGCCGGGACGACGGCGCTGCGCCACCCGCTCGTCAAGGCCGCCGCCTTCACCGGCTCGCAGCACGCCGGCCGCGCCCTGTTCGACATCGCCAGCTCCCGTCCCGAGCCGATCCCGTTCTACGGCGAGCTCGGCAGCGTCAACCCGACGTTCGTGACCCCGGCCGCCGCCGCCGAGCGCGCGGAGGAGATCGCGTCCGGGTTCGTCGCCTCGTTCACGATGGGGGTCGGGCAGTTCTGCACCAAGCCCGGCATCCTCTTCGTGCCTAGCGGCTCCGGCCTGCCCGAGCGGCTCGCCGCCGCCGAGCTGCCGGCGGGCTCCCGCATGCTCAACGACCGCCTCCGCGCCGGATACGTCGAGCGGCTGGACGAGCTGCGCGGCCACCCGGCCGTGCGGGTGCTGGCCGAGGGGGCGGACCCGGCCGGCGAGCGTCCCGGGCCCACCGTGCTCGGCACCACCGCGGAGGACTTCCGGTCGGCGACGGCAGAGCTGGCGGCCGAGTGCTTCGGCCCGGCCGCCCTCGTGGTCGAGTACGACGACGTCGCCGAGCTGCCGGGCCTTGCAGCGTCGCTGGAGGGCCAGCTCACCGCCACGGTCCAGGGCACCGAGGACGACGACGTCGCCGAGCTGGTCACCACGCTCGCCGGCCGCGCCGGGCGGGTGCTGTGGAACCAGTGGCCCACCGGCGTCTCCGTGACCTACGCCCAGCAGCACGGCGGCCCTTACCCCGCCACCACCGCCCCTGCCACCACCTCGGTCGGCACCGCGGCGATCTCGCGGTTCCTGCGCCCGGTGGCCTACCAGAACCTGCCACAGCAGCTCCTGCCGGCGGCGCTGCGTGACGACAACCCGCTGGGGATCCCGCGTCGCGTGGACGGGAAGGTCGAGGGTCCGGCGTGAGCACCTCAGGTTTCGAGACCACCGTCTCCACCGTCGACTACCACACGGCCGGTGAGCCGTTCCGCATCGTCACCGACGGGCTGCCCGAGATCCCCGGCGAGACCGTGCCCGAGCGCCGGGAGTACGCCATGTCGGACGCGGAGATCGACCACTACCGCCGGCTGCTGGTGCAGGAGCCGCGCGGGCACGCCGACATGTACGGCGGTTTCCTCGTGCCGCCGGACGACCCCGACGCCGACCTCGGCGTCCTGTTCTGGCACAAGGACGGCTACTCCACCGCGTGCGGGCACGGCACCATCGCGCTCGGGGTGTGGGCGGTCGAGCACCGGGTGGTGCTCGCGGACCCGGACGGGGAGACCGACGTCGTCATCGACGTGCCGTCGGGGCGCGTGCGCGCCACGGTGACGTGCCGGGAGGGCGCCGTCGTCGGGGCGACCTTCGTCAACGTCCCGTCCTGGGTGGTCGCCCGGAAGCTTCCGGTCGAGACCCCGTTCGGCACCGTCGAGGCCGACGTCAGCTACGGCGGCGCCATCTACGCCTCGGTGCCGGCCTCGGCGTTCGGGCTCGAGGTGACGCCCGAGCACTACGGCCAGCTCATCGCCGCCGGCCGGGCGGTGAAGTGGGCGCTCAACGACTCCCCCGCCGCGCAGCACCCCGACGACCCGCGCCTCTCCGGCATCTACGGGACGATCCTCTACGACGACCTCGGGCGCACCCCGGACGGCCCGCACCAGCGCAACGTCACCGTCTTCGCCGACGGCGAGGTGGACCGCTCACCGTGCGGCTCCGGGACGAGCGCGCGCCTGCCGCTGCTCGTCGAGGACGGCCTGCTCGGCGAGGACGAGACGCTCACCCACGACTCGATCGTCGGGACGCGGTTCACCGCCCGCGTGCGCGAGAGCGTCGACGTGGCCGGACGCTCCGCCGTCGTCCCCGAGGTCACCGGGCGGGCCTCGATGACCGGGGAGCACCGGTTCGTCCTCCGGCACGACGACGAGGTCGGCACCGGGTTCACCCTGCGCTGACCCTGTCCCACAGCAGTCCGTGGGCCCGCGCGCCGGGCAAGGCTTCCAGCACCGCGCGGGCCGCCTCCTCGTGCGTCGCGCCCAGGTGCACGCCGTAGGCGACCGCGACAGTGGGCGTGCGCTGCTGCGCGGCGACGCAGTGCAGCAGCACACGCCGGCCCTCGGCGCGCAGCTCGGCCACCACGGCGGCCGTGTCCGCGAGGACGAAGTCGAGGTTCGGGTTGTCCTCGGGGCGGTCGGAGTCGATGAGCCAGACCTCGACGTGGTCCCCGGGCGCGACCCCGCCGACCGCCACCTGCGCGGTTCCGCGCTGGCACAGGGAGACGACGGCGTCACACGCCGGGTCGACGGTGGCGGTGGTGCCGAGCACGACGCCGTCGTCCAGCGGGTGCGCGACCCCGGGCGCGACGGGCA
It encodes the following:
- a CDS encoding NAD(P)/FAD-dependent oxidoreductase, which gives rise to MTRHPDLLVVGAGIVGAATAYLAARAGLAVTVVDRGVPGAGTSSHGEGNILVSDKELGPELDLALYSNEVWRTELLDAGHLWELEPKGGVVVASTAASLEALLRLAEHQRSAGIAAEPVGADGLADLEPHLAPGLAGGVLYPQDAQLMPMLAVAHLLRLARELGARVLPRTAVTGFLRDGDRVTGVRTHAGDLPAGAVLNAAGPWAGDVAALAGVHLPVAPRRGFVLVTEPLPPTVRHKVYAAEYVSDVASGDAALQSSPVVEGTPGGTVLIGSTRERVGFDATVSVPALARMAAAAVRLFPVLAGVTAMRHYHGFRPYCPDHLPVIGPDPRAPGLWHAGGHEGAGIGLSAGTGALLVQALTGRETALPLTPFAPERFG
- a CDS encoding proline racemase family protein codes for the protein MSTSGFETTVSTVDYHTAGEPFRIVTDGLPEIPGETVPERREYAMSDAEIDHYRRLLVQEPRGHADMYGGFLVPPDDPDADLGVLFWHKDGYSTACGHGTIALGVWAVEHRVVLADPDGETDVVIDVPSGRVRATVTCREGAVVGATFVNVPSWVVARKLPVETPFGTVEADVSYGGAIYASVPASAFGLEVTPEHYGQLIAAGRAVKWALNDSPAAQHPDDPRLSGIYGTILYDDLGRTPDGPHQRNVTVFADGEVDRSPCGSGTSARLPLLVEDGLLGEDETLTHDSIVGTRFTARVRESVDVAGRSAVVPEVTGRASMTGEHRFVLRHDDEVGTGFTLR
- a CDS encoding (2Fe-2S)-binding protein; protein product: MTTLHATFDGAPLAGEPGQSVGAALTAAGITSWRTTRRGGRPRGLFCGIGICHDCLVTVDGVPNQRACLVPLTPGMVLESGDGRG
- a CDS encoding aldehyde dehydrogenase (NADP(+)) — translated: MSTDTIAPADTTAAEVDGLVRAAAAAAPAWAASTPADRAAALTAVADALDAARDELVPLAEAETHLPEARLTGELRRTTFQLRLFAEVVTEGAYLDARIDHADPEWPMGAARPDLRRVNEPLGPVLVFAASNFPFAFSVAGGDTASALAAGCPVLLKAHPGHPVLSRRTGKIVVDALRAAGAPDGTFAVLHGVDAGTTALRHPLVKAAAFTGSQHAGRALFDIASSRPEPIPFYGELGSVNPTFVTPAAAAERAEEIASGFVASFTMGVGQFCTKPGILFVPSGSGLPERLAAAELPAGSRMLNDRLRAGYVERLDELRGHPAVRVLAEGADPAGERPGPTVLGTTAEDFRSATAELAAECFGPAALVVEYDDVAELPGLAASLEGQLTATVQGTEDDDVAELVTTLAGRAGRVLWNQWPTGVSVTYAQQHGGPYPATTAPATTSVGTAAISRFLRPVAYQNLPQQLLPAALRDDNPLGIPRRVDGKVEGPA
- a CDS encoding proline racemase family protein; amino-acid sequence: MRTSRVFHAVDSHTEGMPTRVITGGVGVVPGATMADRRVFFAEHMDEIRTLLMYEPRGHSAMSGAILQPPTRPDADYGVLYIEVSGLLPMCGHGTIGVATVLVETGMVPVTEPVTTVRLDTPAGLVVADVQVKDGGARAVTIRNVPSFAHTLDGRVEVPGLGPVSYDLAFGGNFYAIVDLESLDLPYERAAKDRLLRAGLDIMDAINADGEPVHPERDDIRGVHHVYLKAPGSDARHSRHAMAIHPGWFDRSPCGTGTSARMAQLHARGELALGEEFVNESYIGTRFVGRLLEATEVGGRSAVVPAITGRAWITGTAQYFLDPTDPFPAGFLL
- a CDS encoding NAD(P)/FAD-dependent oxidoreductase, producing MAENIHDVAVVGAGPAGLAAAVTAAEAGAQVLLLDAATQPGGQYWRHRDETTHADDPRGHHDWSVFTDLRARLRAAMTAGRIDYRPGTSVWLLERAGAGFRLRTTPTVGCSPAPRLGLCSDTSRSAGATGAAREAPTSSRDSTHVARRLVLCPGAYDRQLPVPGWDLPGVMAAGGAQALLKGHGVLAGRRVVVAGTGPFLLPVATGLADAGASVVALCEAAHPSRWARHLPAAARQGPKLLQAGEYAARLARRGVRLRTRTVVTEILGEDRVTAVRLGRVDGRGRVAGEGPVLPADAVALGWGFTPQLELPLMLGTETAMGADGGLVVRVDPDQRSSVPGVLVAGEATGIGGASLAVAEGLVAGAAAAGREPDPRHRRAVLAHRAFARAMHDVYPVPAEWSRWTTPGTLVCRCEEVTAGDLTRACRDLAAEDPREARSLTRAGMGRCQGRVCGWATAAILADRTGRDVTEEDLLATGRRPLAAPVTLGALAALDGAADDQEVPLA